One window from the genome of Cryptomeria japonica chromosome 6, Sugi_1.0, whole genome shotgun sequence encodes:
- the LOC131073050 gene encoding uncharacterized protein LOC131073050 produces the protein MVYGTKAMMPMEFDHKTLRTAIALDMTLSATQQERLLQLSALDKIKKSALQHIETIQNQRMKWHDRYIKDKAFKLGDRALLYDSRYKDNLGKLQTRWLGPYEVIETFSNGAVQLSTIDLVKFKLLVNGHRLRLYHKPISKEKFLKQFANPKNVEIPAATGGSLSILPSS, from the coding sequence atggtgtatgggacAAAAGCTATGATGCCTATGGAATTTGATCATAAAACACTTAGAACAGCCATAGCCTTGGATATGACTCTCTCTGCAACACAACAGGAAAGGCTCCTACAGCTTAGTGCCTTGGACAAAATCAAAAAGTCGGCCCTGCAACACATAGAAACAATTCAAAATCAACGCATGAAGTGGCATGATAGATATATAAAAGACAAAGCATTCAAGTTAGGCGATCgggcccttctctatgattcaaggtataagGACAATTTGGGAAAACTGCAAACGCGTTGGTTAGGGCCTTATGAGGTAattgaaacattctctaatggtgcAGTCCAACTGTCCACAATTGATCTTGTCAAATTCAAAttgttggtaaatggtcatcgctTGCGCCTCTATCATAAACCTATTTCCAAAGAAAAATTCCTAAAGCAGTTCGCTAATCCAAAAAATGTCGAGATTCCTGCAGCAACAGGTGGCAGCCTTTCCATTTTGCCTTCTTCCTAA